Proteins encoded by one window of Anderseniella sp. Alg231-50:
- the hpnD gene encoding presqualene diphosphate synthase HpnD: MTNQELHRAGIWKIMANNTQIASPGASPAAEARMIAQTVRDASTSFYWAMRILPKSQRRAMFAVYAFCRNVDDIVDSEQLDEPEKRRQLTAWRQEIDALYAGHPRRAETRALETPMQELSLRRDDFMDVIAGMEMDAGEPIVAPSTETFDLYVDRVACAVGRLCVCVFGDPTDYGTAVAHHTGRALQITNILRDVDEDAGIGRVYLPRELLEKHEVDYSDPVKITSQPGYIAMWRELAEVAHGEFVDAEQAMNLCRKDVMRPARIMKAVYQRNLERMMALPDSTLADPKVSKRLVGSKEKLLIAVRHGFF; this comes from the coding sequence GTGACCAATCAGGAACTTCACCGGGCCGGCATCTGGAAGATCATGGCAAACAACACGCAGATAGCCTCGCCTGGCGCATCACCGGCCGCCGAAGCCCGCATGATAGCCCAAACGGTGCGCGACGCATCGACATCTTTCTACTGGGCGATGCGGATTCTTCCGAAATCCCAGCGCCGGGCGATGTTCGCCGTTTATGCGTTCTGCCGCAATGTCGATGACATTGTCGACAGCGAGCAGCTTGATGAGCCGGAAAAGCGCAGGCAGCTTACCGCATGGCGCCAGGAAATAGATGCACTTTATGCAGGCCACCCCAGACGGGCGGAAACCCGCGCCCTGGAAACGCCGATGCAGGAATTGTCATTGCGCCGCGATGATTTCATGGACGTGATTGCGGGTATGGAAATGGACGCAGGCGAGCCTATTGTCGCTCCGTCCACGGAAACATTTGACCTGTATGTCGACCGGGTGGCGTGCGCTGTCGGCCGGCTGTGCGTATGCGTGTTTGGCGATCCGACGGATTACGGTACCGCTGTTGCCCATCACACAGGCCGTGCATTGCAGATCACCAACATCCTGCGCGATGTGGATGAGGATGCCGGCATCGGCCGGGTCTACCTGCCGCGCGAACTGCTGGAAAAGCATGAAGTAGATTATTCGGACCCGGTAAAAATCACCTCACAACCGGGCTATATCGCCATGTGGCGGGAACTGGCCGAAGTTGCACACGGTGAGTTTGTGGATGCCGAACAGGCGATGAACCTGTGCCGCAAGGACGTTATGCGCCCTGCCCGTATCATGAAAGCCGTTTACCAGCGCAATCTTGAGCGCATGATGGCGCTGCCGGATTCCACCCTGGCCGACCCCAAGGTGTCCAAGCGCCTGGTGGGATCGAAAGAAAAGCTGCTGATCGCCGTCCGGCACGGATTCTTTTAG
- the hpnE gene encoding hydroxysqualene dehydroxylase HpnE, producing the protein MATAHIIGAGVAGLAAAVELSTAQFRVIVHEQSGQAGGRCRSFHDNTLDCIIDNGNHLLLSGNKSALSYLETIGASDELIGPPHAEFPFVDLKSGERWSIELDRGPMPWWILNKDRRVPGTRLSEYLSGLKLLSAGNRTVKQLFAGQGQLYERFWDPFTIAVINTSADQAAARLLTPVIRETLARGAEYSRPLIARQGLSATFVDPAIKWLEKRGCEVRFNDRVSGISMDDRRVTALETGKGSEPINPGDVVVMAVPAWVAKSLIADVSVPDAFVPIVNVHYRVNNPRMPLMNKPLLGMLNSLSQWLFVRDDVASVTISAGDEAASRDAGDILDTVWREIAPEIGQDPDNMPARARVIKERRATFLGTPEQLEKRPSPSTKWPNLVLSGDWVDNGLPSTIEGSIRSGQSAARQLVHRIAS; encoded by the coding sequence ATGGCAACCGCACATATCATCGGCGCAGGCGTCGCAGGGCTTGCCGCAGCTGTTGAGTTATCCACAGCTCAATTTCGCGTCATAGTCCACGAACAATCCGGCCAGGCGGGAGGCCGTTGCCGGTCCTTTCACGACAACACACTCGACTGCATCATAGACAATGGCAACCACCTGCTGTTGTCAGGCAACAAGTCGGCACTGTCGTACCTTGAAACCATTGGCGCATCCGATGAACTGATCGGACCGCCACACGCGGAGTTTCCATTTGTCGACCTGAAATCCGGTGAACGCTGGTCGATCGAACTGGATCGCGGCCCGATGCCATGGTGGATACTCAACAAGGACCGCCGGGTACCGGGCACAAGGCTCAGCGAGTACCTCAGCGGCCTGAAACTGTTGTCGGCCGGCAACCGCACTGTCAAGCAGCTGTTCGCAGGCCAGGGCCAGCTCTACGAACGGTTCTGGGACCCGTTCACAATTGCCGTCATCAACACCAGTGCGGACCAGGCCGCAGCGCGCCTGCTGACGCCGGTGATACGGGAGACCCTTGCCAGGGGTGCAGAGTATTCAAGACCGCTGATTGCCCGCCAGGGGCTGTCTGCCACTTTTGTGGATCCAGCCATCAAATGGCTGGAAAAACGGGGCTGCGAGGTACGTTTCAATGACCGTGTGTCCGGAATCTCGATGGACGACCGGCGGGTCACAGCGCTGGAGACCGGCAAAGGTTCAGAACCGATAAACCCCGGTGACGTTGTGGTGATGGCGGTTCCGGCATGGGTGGCGAAGTCCCTTATTGCGGACGTTTCCGTTCCCGATGCGTTTGTGCCCATCGTCAATGTTCACTACCGGGTCAACAACCCACGCATGCCGTTGATGAACAAGCCCCTGCTCGGCATGCTGAACTCACTTTCGCAATGGCTGTTTGTGCGTGATGATGTTGCGTCCGTTACAATCTCCGCCGGCGACGAAGCCGCCAGCCGTGACGCGGGCGACATCCTGGACACGGTCTGGCGCGAAATTGCTCCCGAGATCGGTCAGGACCCGGACAATATGCCGGCACGCGCACGGGTCATAAAGGAACGACGTGCCACCTTCCTGGGCACCCCGGAACAACTTGAAAAACGCCCATCTCCGTCAACAAAATGGCCAAATCTCGTGCTTAGTGGAGACTGGGTAGATAACGGGCTTCCTTCCACTATTGAAGGATCGATCAGATCGGGGCAAAGCGCCGCACGACAACTGGTTCACCGCATTGCGAGTTGA
- the shc gene encoding squalene--hopene cyclase, which translates to MQSNVYVLRPESGTSPTLVSDSENTARDAGEHLLAMQQDDGHIVFELEADATIPAEYIFLNHFLDMREPELEVELGEYMRSLQSKTHGGWPLFHEGGFNISASVKAYFALKLLGDDKDAPHMIKARNAILAHGGAEKSNVFCRYSLALFGQIPWRGVPAMPVELMLMPKWFPANIWKFAYWSRTVIAPLTILAALKPIARNPMKASCREIFCEPPEDIKVWNFNHTGSRWGEFFLHIDKLLHPAEKHIFPRMKFRKWAIQRSLDFIKPRLNGDDGLGAIFPAMANTAMAYDALGYSPDHEDFVTALSACRKMVTENRQVRGDKPRYVQPCVSPIWDTSLAAHGLLEAGVAPDDERIIAMCDWLRDLQILDVKGDWAINAPDLEPGGWAFQYRNDHYPDVDDTAVVGMLLHRVDPDRYAESIRRAVVWIEGMQSKNGGWGAFDIDNNADFLNTIPFADHGALLDPPTVDVTARCLSFLAQVGYERDHSCIQRGMAFVRIDQEEDGSWFGRWGTNYIYGTWSALNALNAVGEDMDAPYVRKAVDWLIAQQRDDGGWGEDGATYWKERRGEAKASTPSQTAWAMLGLMAAGEVTHTSVARGAQFINEAPRTGGKWDEPWYTAVGFPRVFYLRYHGYSSYFPTWAVGRYANLMRGNTRRVEWGM; encoded by the coding sequence ATGCAGTCTAACGTTTACGTCCTGCGTCCCGAATCCGGGACTTCGCCGACACTTGTCTCCGATAGCGAAAACACCGCGCGTGACGCAGGTGAGCACCTGCTGGCCATGCAGCAGGACGACGGCCACATCGTGTTCGAGCTGGAAGCCGACGCAACCATTCCGGCAGAATACATTTTCCTCAATCATTTTCTTGATATGCGCGAGCCGGAGCTTGAAGTTGAACTGGGCGAGTATATGCGTTCGCTGCAGTCAAAAACCCATGGCGGCTGGCCGCTGTTTCACGAAGGCGGCTTCAATATCTCGGCCTCGGTCAAGGCGTATTTCGCTCTGAAGCTGCTGGGCGACGACAAAGACGCGCCGCACATGATCAAGGCTCGCAATGCAATTCTGGCCCACGGGGGTGCAGAAAAATCAAACGTGTTCTGTCGGTATTCTCTGGCTCTGTTCGGACAGATTCCGTGGCGCGGGGTTCCCGCCATGCCGGTTGAGCTTATGCTGATGCCGAAATGGTTTCCGGCAAACATCTGGAAGTTTGCCTACTGGTCACGCACGGTGATTGCACCACTGACCATACTGGCTGCGCTCAAGCCAATAGCCCGCAACCCGATGAAAGCATCGTGCCGGGAGATATTCTGCGAGCCGCCGGAAGACATCAAGGTGTGGAATTTCAATCATACCGGCAGCCGCTGGGGTGAATTCTTCCTGCATATCGACAAGCTGCTTCATCCGGCGGAAAAGCACATTTTCCCGCGCATGAAGTTCCGCAAGTGGGCCATTCAAAGATCTCTCGACTTCATCAAGCCACGGCTGAATGGAGATGACGGTCTTGGCGCAATCTTCCCGGCTATGGCGAACACGGCCATGGCCTATGATGCACTCGGCTACAGCCCCGACCATGAGGACTTTGTGACGGCACTCAGTGCATGCCGCAAAATGGTGACTGAAAACCGCCAGGTACGTGGTGACAAGCCGCGTTATGTGCAGCCGTGCGTATCTCCGATCTGGGATACGTCGCTTGCCGCCCATGGCCTGCTGGAGGCAGGTGTTGCGCCGGACGATGAACGCATCATCGCCATGTGCGACTGGCTGCGCGATCTTCAGATTCTGGACGTCAAAGGCGACTGGGCAATCAATGCACCCGACCTGGAACCGGGTGGCTGGGCATTTCAGTACCGCAACGATCATTACCCTGATGTGGACGATACAGCCGTTGTCGGCATGTTGTTGCACCGCGTCGATCCTGATCGATATGCAGAAAGCATTCGCCGCGCCGTTGTGTGGATCGAAGGCATGCAGAGCAAGAACGGCGGATGGGGTGCATTCGACATCGACAACAATGCCGATTTCCTGAACACCATTCCGTTTGCCGACCATGGCGCATTGCTTGATCCGCCGACAGTGGATGTGACGGCACGCTGCCTGTCTTTCCTGGCTCAGGTCGGCTACGAGCGCGATCACTCCTGCATTCAGCGCGGCATGGCATTTGTGCGCATCGATCAGGAAGAAGACGGTTCATGGTTTGGCCGTTGGGGAACCAACTATATCTATGGCACGTGGTCGGCGCTGAACGCGCTGAACGCCGTCGGTGAAGACATGGACGCTCCTTATGTGCGCAAGGCCGTCGACTGGCTCATCGCGCAACAGCGTGACGACGGCGGCTGGGGCGAGGATGGTGCGACCTACTGGAAGGAACGCCGTGGCGAGGCCAAGGCGTCGACACCGTCACAGACAGCCTGGGCCATGCTGGGCCTGATGGCAGCCGGTGAAGTCACCCACACAAGCGTGGCCCGTGGCGCACAGTTCATCAATGAAGCCCCGCGCACAGGCGGCAAATGGGACGAACCCTGGTACACCGCCGTTGGTTTCCCGCGAGTGTTCTATTTACGTTATCACGGCTACTCATCCTATTTCCCGACCTGGGCAGTGGGACGCTACGCAAATTTGATGCGCGGCAACACGCGCAGGGTCGAATGGGGCATGTAA
- a CDS encoding phosphorylase family protein, giving the protein MATSDHIRPIGLITALAQEYSVVSGVAAPVSDRLIAVQSGLGRAAGFLAAAELGRQEKQLSGLVSIGFCGALDTAIATGSVILPSAIVTADNEHFDTDADWTSVVAAKMAGMPLVTERAIYCATEVIETQAGKQATRTQCGACAVDMESAGIAHAATRFNIPFIAVRIVLDEEADTLPEATRDAVHSDGNLNVGGLLRGLVSRPQDVGGLIRLAGKSGKAQKQLKAVCEALLPDFGFTR; this is encoded by the coding sequence ATGGCGACGTCAGATCACATCAGACCCATCGGGCTCATAACGGCACTTGCGCAGGAGTACTCTGTCGTAAGTGGTGTTGCGGCTCCCGTAAGCGACAGACTGATTGCAGTGCAGTCAGGACTTGGCCGTGCGGCCGGGTTTCTGGCGGCGGCGGAACTTGGCCGCCAGGAGAAACAATTGTCGGGACTGGTCTCAATCGGGTTTTGCGGCGCGCTTGATACTGCCATTGCCACCGGCAGCGTCATCCTGCCGAGCGCGATTGTCACCGCCGACAATGAGCACTTCGACACAGATGCCGACTGGACATCAGTGGTTGCAGCCAAGATGGCCGGCATGCCGCTTGTCACCGAAAGAGCCATCTATTGCGCAACCGAAGTGATTGAAACACAGGCCGGCAAACAGGCGACGCGTACACAATGCGGCGCCTGCGCGGTAGACATGGAAAGCGCCGGGATCGCCCATGCCGCCACGCGTTTCAACATCCCCTTCATCGCGGTTCGAATCGTACTGGATGAAGAGGCGGACACCCTGCCCGAAGCCACGCGAGACGCCGTTCACTCCGACGGCAATCTCAATGTCGGCGGCCTGTTGCGCGGCCTGGTGTCACGACCACAGGATGTCGGCGGACTGATACGGCTTGCCGGCAAGTCCGGCAAGGCACAGAAACAGCTCAAGGCCGTGTGCGAGGCCCTGCTGCCGGATTTTGGCTTTACGAGATAG
- the hpnH gene encoding adenosyl-hopene transferase HpnH → MSVPLMQQARVGAYVMKQKLKGNKHYPLVLMLEPLFKCNLACAGCGKIDYPKPILDKRLSVKDCLEAVDECGAPIVAIPGGEPLIHKEIGEIVEGIVARKKYVSLCTNALLLEKKLHLFKPSPFLFFSVHLDGLKDHHDKSVCQTGVYDRAISAIKAAQAKGFQVNANATIFDGHAPEDIAKFLDMTTEMGVNVSISPGFMYERAPDQESFLSRRKTKQLFREVFKHGKGRKWKLSHSTLFLDFLAGNQEYMCTPWGMPTRNVFGWQKPCYLLGEGYVSTYKELIETTDWEAYGTGRYEKCANCMAHCGFEPTAALDATANPLKALAVAIRGVKTDGDFAPEIDLTHARKADYDLHEEHVAKVMKDIHAPKVAAE, encoded by the coding sequence GTGTCGGTACCGTTAATGCAGCAAGCGCGCGTCGGCGCCTATGTGATGAAGCAGAAGCTCAAGGGCAACAAGCATTATCCGCTGGTGCTGATGCTTGAGCCATTGTTCAAATGCAATCTGGCATGTGCCGGTTGTGGCAAGATCGATTACCCGAAGCCAATCCTCGACAAGCGCCTGTCGGTCAAGGACTGCCTGGAGGCGGTTGATGAATGCGGTGCGCCGATTGTAGCGATTCCCGGTGGCGAACCGCTTATCCACAAGGAAATCGGCGAAATCGTCGAAGGCATTGTGGCACGCAAGAAATATGTGTCGCTGTGCACCAATGCGCTGCTTCTGGAGAAGAAGCTGCATCTGTTCAAACCGTCACCGTTTTTGTTCTTCTCTGTGCATCTCGACGGTCTGAAGGATCATCACGACAAGTCGGTGTGCCAGACCGGTGTCTATGACCGCGCCATTTCAGCCATCAAGGCGGCTCAGGCAAAGGGCTTCCAGGTCAATGCCAATGCCACCATCTTTGACGGTCACGCGCCGGAAGACATTGCCAAGTTCCTCGACATGACCACCGAGATGGGCGTCAACGTCTCTATCTCACCCGGGTTCATGTATGAGCGCGCGCCTGATCAGGAGAGCTTCCTGTCGCGCCGCAAGACCAAGCAATTGTTCCGTGAGGTGTTCAAGCACGGCAAGGGCAGGAAGTGGAAACTGTCTCACTCGACCCTGTTCCTCGACTTCCTTGCAGGCAACCAGGAATACATGTGCACGCCCTGGGGAATGCCGACCCGCAACGTATTCGGCTGGCAGAAACCCTGCTATCTGCTCGGCGAGGGATACGTTTCCACATACAAGGAGCTCATCGAAACCACCGACTGGGAAGCGTATGGCACCGGGCGGTATGAAAAGTGCGCCAACTGCATGGCTCATTGCGGTTTTGAACCAACAGCTGCCCTTGATGCCACGGCAAACCCGCTGAAAGCGCTGGCGGTTGCAATTCGCGGTGTGAAAACGGATGGCGACTTTGCGCCGGAAATCGATCTGACCCATGCCCGCAAGGCTGACTATGACCTGCATGAAGAACACGTTGCAAAAGTCATGAAGGACATTCACGCGCCGAAAGTTGCTGCGGAGTAA
- a CDS encoding MMPL family transporter: protein MTTIKRTARKPAARKAAAKKKPKKVSAQPESGQDLQTGSPEPLASETGTSEDTTGIEDKGAVAALRSGEAFAHIARACTGHAWAVIAVFVILAVLGAGLAATRLKVDTDPGLMISGNLDFRQQYKQFSKTFPAVENNFLFIVESDDPEESRKGAERVEKALLARPDLFHHVVAPGVGAFFDDYGILYADTDDVKKVADQIKESAPTFNALADQPNMAGLSGVLNEITAYTQAGRAPEGVDVFLNAIARTVDGEISGQPVPLDWSGLGGTDDGPKLTEKRWFVLSQPILDFSEIESAARPMAEARRLMADPAINAAGRVTVQLTGEAALNAEEFEAVTKGAAIAGIISFTLVTLTVFFGLPAMVLVVPALSLIVLGFLINAGFATLSVGYLNMISVAFAVLFIGLGIDYAVHVVLRFAEHRAKGETGSDAAVSAVRKTGPALALCTVTTALAFLAFTPTDFVGMAQLGVIAAGGLVIAFVASITLVPAILTLLPGKQEKFARNMAGLETVNGNKSSGTSWLRTGATLVILAVAAASLFTFTDARFDGDPINLKDPAAPTVKAFMKILDDQPGEIYAGQVLVEPGQPAREMIAKLNALPEVKKVHAISDFLPDDQAAKLAELNPLRDVMPRVVNSGSDVGDEVRRRMIASISRNMKALSEAEDAPSPLKASAKRLQDAIAAFDENNKDDDGEATAKLERQLFVGLPDMLADINRLATTNTVSVDALQATLRERFVAPDGRWRLEVVPAKNMRDSGNLEEFVAALQSVDPLVSGSPVDIAGSADAVARAMIMATLAALVMVVLLAWPAFRRVRYVLLVLSPLVLAACLMVGYTVMLDSPFNFANVIVLPLLLGLGVDSSIHYVMRAREETVATDVTGTSTPRAVLISALTTIGSFGTLWLSGHRGMSSMGEMLTIAILVTLICTLVVLPQLMHWAFSKGNGQAVAKEHTTTGKP from the coding sequence ATGACGACCATCAAGCGTACGGCGCGCAAGCCAGCCGCTCGCAAGGCTGCTGCGAAAAAGAAACCTAAAAAAGTATCCGCTCAGCCGGAGTCTGGACAGGACCTGCAAACGGGCAGTCCTGAACCATTGGCGAGCGAGACCGGAACATCTGAAGATACAACGGGAATCGAAGACAAAGGTGCGGTTGCGGCCCTGAGGTCAGGTGAGGCGTTCGCGCACATCGCGCGCGCATGTACCGGTCACGCCTGGGCCGTGATTGCCGTGTTTGTCATTTTGGCCGTGCTTGGTGCGGGCCTGGCTGCAACCAGACTGAAAGTTGACACTGACCCCGGCCTGATGATTTCCGGCAACCTGGATTTCCGCCAGCAGTACAAGCAGTTTTCGAAAACCTTCCCGGCGGTTGAAAACAATTTCCTGTTCATCGTGGAAAGCGATGATCCCGAGGAGAGCCGCAAGGGCGCAGAACGCGTCGAAAAGGCCCTGCTGGCCAGGCCCGACCTGTTTCATCATGTGGTCGCGCCCGGTGTCGGAGCGTTTTTCGACGATTACGGTATCCTCTACGCGGATACAGACGATGTGAAAAAGGTGGCAGACCAGATCAAGGAGTCTGCGCCAACCTTCAATGCGCTGGCCGATCAGCCGAACATGGCCGGCCTGTCGGGTGTCTTGAACGAGATTACCGCTTACACCCAGGCGGGCAGGGCACCGGAAGGCGTTGACGTGTTTCTGAATGCCATCGCCAGGACGGTTGACGGCGAAATCTCCGGGCAGCCGGTGCCGCTGGACTGGTCGGGGCTGGGTGGAACTGACGACGGACCGAAGCTTACGGAAAAGCGCTGGTTCGTGCTGAGCCAGCCGATACTCGATTTTTCCGAGATTGAATCTGCAGCCCGGCCGATGGCTGAAGCACGCAGACTTATGGCTGATCCGGCTATCAATGCTGCCGGCAGGGTAACCGTACAATTGACGGGCGAGGCGGCGTTGAACGCTGAAGAGTTCGAAGCGGTGACCAAGGGCGCAGCTATTGCCGGCATCATATCGTTCACGCTGGTGACATTGACCGTGTTCTTTGGTTTGCCGGCGATGGTTCTTGTTGTTCCGGCACTAAGTCTCATCGTTCTGGGCTTCCTGATCAATGCCGGGTTTGCGACCTTGAGTGTCGGCTACCTGAACATGATATCGGTTGCTTTTGCCGTGTTGTTTATCGGCCTTGGCATTGATTATGCGGTTCACGTCGTATTGCGGTTCGCCGAACACCGGGCAAAGGGTGAAACAGGCTCCGATGCCGCCGTGAGCGCGGTTCGCAAGACCGGTCCGGCCCTTGCCTTGTGCACCGTCACCACTGCGCTTGCGTTCTTGGCCTTCACACCAACTGACTTCGTGGGCATGGCCCAACTCGGTGTCATTGCTGCCGGCGGCCTGGTCATCGCATTTGTCGCATCCATTACGCTGGTGCCTGCCATCCTCACCTTGCTGCCCGGCAAGCAGGAAAAATTTGCCCGCAACATGGCCGGTCTTGAGACGGTGAACGGCAACAAGTCTTCCGGCACTTCCTGGCTGCGCACCGGCGCCACGCTGGTCATTCTGGCCGTTGCAGCAGCTTCACTGTTCACGTTCACAGACGCCCGTTTTGACGGCGACCCGATAAACCTGAAGGACCCGGCCGCGCCAACCGTCAAGGCGTTCATGAAGATACTTGATGACCAGCCCGGCGAAATCTATGCGGGCCAGGTTCTGGTTGAGCCCGGGCAGCCGGCGCGTGAGATGATCGCAAAGCTGAACGCGCTGCCGGAGGTCAAGAAAGTACATGCCATATCCGACTTCCTGCCCGACGACCAGGCAGCCAAGCTGGCCGAGCTCAACCCGCTGCGCGATGTGATGCCGCGGGTGGTGAACTCAGGCTCCGATGTCGGCGATGAAGTGCGCCGGCGGATGATTGCCAGCATTTCCAGAAACATGAAAGCGCTGTCCGAAGCCGAGGATGCCCCTTCACCTTTGAAGGCGTCGGCCAAACGCCTGCAGGACGCCATTGCGGCATTTGACGAGAACAACAAGGACGATGACGGTGAGGCGACGGCAAAGCTGGAACGGCAATTGTTTGTCGGACTGCCGGACATGCTGGCTGACATCAATCGTCTTGCGACAACCAATACGGTGAGTGTCGATGCTCTGCAGGCAACTCTGCGCGAGCGCTTCGTGGCGCCGGACGGCAGATGGCGGCTTGAAGTGGTGCCTGCCAAAAACATGCGTGATTCTGGCAATCTGGAAGAGTTCGTGGCCGCTCTGCAGTCGGTGGACCCGCTGGTATCAGGTTCACCTGTGGATATTGCGGGATCGGCGGATGCAGTTGCGCGGGCCATGATAATGGCAACGCTCGCGGCTCTGGTCATGGTCGTGCTGTTGGCATGGCCTGCATTCCGGCGCGTGCGCTATGTTCTGCTGGTGTTGTCTCCGCTGGTCCTGGCAGCATGCCTGATGGTGGGTTACACCGTCATGCTCGACTCGCCGTTCAACTTTGCCAATGTTATCGTGCTGCCGCTGTTGCTGGGGCTGGGCGTTGATTCTTCGATCCACTATGTGATGCGCGCGCGCGAGGAAACCGTGGCAACCGATGTAACCGGTACGTCCACTCCAAGAGCGGTCCTGATTTCGGCACTGACAACAATCGGATCGTTTGGTACCTTGTGGCTGTCCGGTCATCGCGGCATGTCGAGCATGGGGGAAATGCTTACAATTGCCATCCTGGTCACGCTAATTTGTACGCTGGTGGTCTTGCCTCAACTGATGCACTGGGCATTCTCGAAAGGCAATGGACAGGCAGTGGCTAAAGAGCACACCACGACCGGAAAGCCTTGA
- a CDS encoding aminotransferase class III-fold pyridoxal phosphate-dependent enzyme has translation MPLDIKKIVEENTGANNALYADHVNPRFAKALKIIGFDKNYVTASGAYMWDSKGRKYLDMLAGYGAFNMGRNHPDIRQVMKDFMDADFCSLVQMETPILCGLVAQQLKQRCGYGLDKVYFCSTGAEGNETAIKFVRRATGRDKLVFASSAFHGLTSGALALNGGEVFREKFGELLGTDKVPFGDLDALEEVLAKRDVAAFFVEPIQGKGVNIPPDGYLAGAGRLCRKYGTLFVVDEVQTGIGRTGKFLAIQHEDGVEPDLVILSKSLSGGYVPVCAVLMKDSVFNKVFSSLDRAVVHSSTFGKSNFAMAAALAAMNVLDEEDLCSNATAMGDLLGERLSALVPKYEFMKDVRWRGLMLAVEFGKPKSLKLRTAWATVNGLNEDLFCQAVTIPLLQDHAILTQVAGNRMTTIKLIPPLTINEADVDWFVSGFDQVMADLHKFPGPAWESLTRIAKNALTRPDEKAKATA, from the coding sequence GTCACGGCATCCGGCGCCTATATGTGGGACAGCAAGGGCCGCAAGTACCTGGACATGCTGGCCGGATACGGCGCCTTCAATATGGGGCGGAATCATCCGGACATCCGGCAGGTGATGAAGGACTTCATGGATGCGGACTTTTGCTCCCTGGTGCAGATGGAAACGCCGATCCTGTGTGGACTTGTCGCGCAGCAGCTGAAACAGCGCTGCGGCTACGGGCTGGACAAGGTCTACTTCTGTTCAACCGGCGCCGAAGGCAATGAGACGGCCATCAAGTTCGTGCGCCGGGCCACCGGACGCGACAAGCTGGTGTTTGCCAGCTCCGCCTTTCACGGCCTGACATCAGGTGCGCTTGCCTTGAACGGCGGTGAAGTGTTCCGCGAAAAGTTCGGTGAACTGCTGGGCACCGACAAGGTCCCGTTCGGGGATCTGGATGCTTTGGAGGAAGTGCTTGCAAAGCGTGATGTCGCGGCGTTTTTTGTTGAACCGATTCAGGGCAAGGGCGTTAACATCCCGCCTGACGGCTATCTGGCCGGTGCCGGCAGGCTGTGCAGGAAATACGGTACGCTTTTTGTTGTCGACGAAGTGCAGACCGGTATCGGGCGGACCGGAAAGTTTCTGGCAATCCAGCACGAGGATGGCGTTGAACCCGACCTGGTTATCCTGTCGAAATCCCTGTCGGGAGGCTACGTGCCCGTTTGTGCCGTCCTGATGAAAGATAGCGTTTTCAACAAGGTCTTTTCATCGCTCGACCGGGCGGTCGTGCATTCGTCGACGTTTGGCAAATCCAATTTTGCCATGGCTGCTGCCCTTGCTGCCATGAACGTCCTTGATGAAGAGGATCTGTGCTCAAATGCCACCGCCATGGGCGACCTGCTGGGCGAGCGGTTATCCGCTCTGGTGCCGAAATACGAGTTCATGAAAGACGTGCGCTGGCGCGGTTTGATGCTGGCGGTTGAGTTTGGCAAACCGAAATCCCTCAAGCTGCGCACGGCATGGGCAACCGTCAACGGTCTGAACGAGGACCTGTTCTGCCAGGCGGTGACCATTCCGCTGCTGCAGGATCACGCGATCCTTACCCAGGTCGCGGGAAACCGCATGACCACGATCAAGCTCATTCCGCCGCTGACCATCAACGAGGCAGACGTTGACTGGTTTGTTTCCGGTTTCGACCAGGTAATGGCAGATCTGCATAAATTCCCCGGGCCTGCGTGGGAGAGCCTGACCCGCATTGCCAAGAATGCGCTGACGCGCCCGGACGAAAAGGCCAAGGCGACCGCATGA